In the genome of Alphaproteobacteria bacterium, the window TCCCAAACGCGGAGTTGCTCTTCGACGCATGACAAGAGGTCAGCGCCGGTTTCCGCGCCCGCCCTAGGCGACCACCCCGGGGCGGGCGGCGACGCGGTCGTGCCATTCCTTCAGGTGGCCGGCGTCGGCAGGAATCCCCTCCTTGATCCAAGCGGCGAATTCGACGGCGACGATCGCGGTGATGTCGGCGATCGTATAACGCGGCCCGGCGACATAGGGGCTGGCGGCGAGGCGGCGGTCGAGTTCCGCAAGGAAGTGTTTGACCCGCCGCCGTCCCCGTTCGGCGAGCTCGGGGATCTGCGGGTGATTGACGGTCCCGGTCAAGGCGCGGTCGACGAACCCCTTAGCGCTGTTGCGCAGGACATCCGCCACCGGCCCGAAGCCGTCCCATTCCATTGCCCGGTTCCACGATGCGATCACGCCCTTCTCCCGCGCGTCCTGCCCCATAAGATTGGGCACCGGAAAGGCGTCCTCGAGATAGACGCAGATCGAATTCGAATCCCACAACGTGGTGCCGTCGTCGAGTTCGAGCGTCGGGACCGTGCAGTGCGGATTGACGGCGCGGAAGGCGTCGCCGAGATGTTCGCCGGCGCGCAAATCGACCTCGACGGTTTCGATCTCGATGCCCTTCTCGGCGATGAAGATTCGAACGCGCCGCGGACTCGGCGCGGTACTGCAATCATAGAATTTCATCGCCGCCCCAATTGCAGGTTCCCGTTCGATAACAGGGAGTGGTCAGGGCGAATTCGCGGCCGCTCACGAGCGAACCGCATTGAGCCGATAGCCCCTGGAATGCATGCAGAACCGGGTCAGATCCTCCTCCTGCTCGAAGGCGTCCGGCCCGCCGTGCCAGAAGGGTACCGCGCCGACACCGTAGTAGGGCGGCATATAGCTTGAATCGTAAAAGGGCGGCGGCCAGTTGTCGATCCATTGATCGCGCCACGCCTCGTTGTTCGCATGCTGGCTGCATTCATCGATGGCAGCCTGCGTCTGGGCCTGCGAGACGCCCGGCTTCTCCCAAACCAAATCGGCGCAGCCACCGACAAGAGACATGACGGCCAAACTTAGGATAACACCTGTCAATCGTGGCATTTCGATCTCCGCGTCGCGTTGGTCTATTCGGCGCCGGCACCACCGGCGTCAGTTTAGGAGACGGGCGCCGGTTTATCGAGCCCGATCATGGGTGCCGGTCCGCGGCCGTCCATGCGGTGCGGCACCCGCGGTATATATCGTTAATTTTCAGA includes:
- a CDS encoding glutathione S-transferase family protein, with translation MKFYDCSTAPSPRRVRIFIAEKGIEIETVEVDLRAGEHLGDAFRAVNPHCTVPTLELDDGTTLWDSNSICVYLEDAFPVPNLMGQDAREKGVIASWNRAMEWDGFGPVADVLRNSAKGFVDRALTGTVNHPQIPELAERGRRRVKHFLAELDRRLAASPYVAGPRYTIADITAIVAVEFAAWIKEGIPADAGHLKEWHDRVAARPGVVA